The nucleotide window aTCATACTTTCATAACTCCTATAGAATCCACATATTTTTATCAACTCCGATTGAAAGTCCCCTCAATAAAAATATTACCCCCATCGTCTCGGTATAAAATCAAATTGATTTTCAGATATTGATCTCAATCTTTGTACCACAACTCGTTCCCAAAATTTCAATATGTGGCTCATAAGCTTGTTGCCACTACAATTGTTACAACTTTGGATATCACCTTTATTCTTATATATAGGTTCTATAGTACTTCTCCTCCATCATTAGGCATTCTACgatatttaataattaaatagcTTAGTTAGACATACTATACCTACATCTCCTACGCATTTCCACACTTCAATTGGAATTCCATCAAGTCTCATGGCTTTACGCTCATTCTCCTTAAGATTTCTTTCATTTCAATCACCCTAATATGTCTTATGTACCAAGGATACCCATTCTCAACAAAGATATGGAGATCTTTGATGTTCCCTCTATCTTCGCCATTAAGCAACTTATTGaagtaacttccccacttctCGTTAATTTCTACGTCATTCACCAAAACTCTAATCTATATCTTTGATGTATTTTACATGATTTAACTTTCTATATAACTCAGTATCTAACTTACTATATAACTCAGTATATGCTTTATAACGTGTCTGTCCTATAATTTTCTTAGTTTCTTTTCGGGCTACTTTGTACGTTTCATAGTATTATCGTCCATACCATTATGTAACTTCCCTCTTAGACTGAAACTGTGACAGCATATAAAAAGTGAACGTTTGTACTAAAAAAGATGTCAACACAAACCTCAAAACATGTAAACATGATCCTCACACTACTACCCTATTAAAATGGAATGgaaggaaaataaaacaaaagggcTATGTGCTAGCTGCATTCTCCTGCACCTTAGGGATATGGGACTCGCTATGGAAGACCTGGATGGACCATAGTTAGGTATGTGCAAAATCCCTGAACATCACTTCTAGTAATATGTCAACATCTTAATCACTTGTTGGAACAACTAGGGACGTTGGGCGGGGTGCCCTATGTTGTAAAGGGGAAAACCGGATTGGGATTTGCTGTAGCAGGATCTACGAAAATAAGGGGGTTTTACCTTTGTACCTCTGATATGGAAACCAGGGACTACTTGTTCTTTGGCTTTCCATTCAAAAAGGAGATTTGGCAGAAAGAAGTGTAAAATGTCTAGGCCTTCTAAAGAATGGACAGATGAATTCCAATAGGCCACTTAAATTTAAGAATAAAGAAAGGTCCTAATTCATTCTCTTCTCTTGTTCTCAAGCTGGCTTTGAATGCTCACAATTACCATATAGGGAAGGAATTTGAGGTTCCATCAGCAAACTCTTCATAGTACTGAAGCTGTTCTGAAAGTACTTCTTCTAACATGAATTGAAATCCACAAATCAGGACTGAGAAAAAAATAGTACAAATTATGAAACACTTAAACAGGACCTGATCCttctttctatttcttttctttcatttttctagTCTTTGCATAttcttgaacaaaaacatgaccTTGTCCATACCTTGAATAAGAATATTCAGCAGCATCTCATAAACTCAAAATCAAGCATAAACTTAAAATCCAGCTGTAGACAGAAtggacaaaaccttaaaaataatttaagaaagAACCAGACAGGACAAAATTCAACTGGTTTCCACATTTTAAATAAGACTCATTCACCCCATAATAAATATGAATGCTGAGCAGTACtaataaacataaaaataaacgaAAGATGTCCAAGTAAACCACCTGAAAAATTTCAGCAAGGCTCTTCTGTTTGCTCCCAAGTCCTAAACCAGGCAAACCAATTAGCCCATCACCACCCCATTCACCAGTTTCATGTACTTTTTCTGGCTCAACCTCACTACTATCAGATTTCCTCAAGTCAAAACCAGGCGGCATTGAAAACGATGATATACTACCACCGCCATTATCAGCCTTAGTTACTTTTCTACTATCTCCTATCCCTCCCAACGTAGGACCACTTCCCTTCATTCTCTGTGCAAACCTCCAGTCCTCCTTAGAAAGCAAGGGAGGAGGAAGCCTAGGGTTCAAGTTCACATTTGAGTAATAGTATGAAAGATAAGCTGGATCAGACCTAAGTTCTTCCTCAGATGAAAACCCGCTTCCATTTTTGGAAAATTCGGCAAAGGCAGCACCACTGCTGCTGCCACCTCCACGGCTGCCAATTCCTCCAAACAACCCTCCAACTGCACTCAGCGAGCCCTCCACAGTTGGAGGAGCAGAGCCACTTCTATACAAATTGAGTTCGCGCTCGCGATCATCAGCCTCTTGCCGACGCTGCTCACGAAGTAAAAGGCCTATCTCGTTTTCCAAGTCATCCCCAAACGATCTCTCGTTACCACCTATCATGGGTCTCCTTCCCAATTCAGATAACATGATTGATCACAACCCTTCTCAAAACTCAACAAGTAATTACCACGCAGAATCAAtaatcaaaccctaaaccctagaaGAACAAAAAGTCGCACTCTTTCAACCTAGAAGAACTTGAATCCAGATCCTACAGAAATCCTCAATTTGAGCTCGTAAACATCAAAACTTTATCACCCAGAAGTGAAAATCGTTTCATTCTCTCAATCTGAAAGCACAGAACTAATAGAATGATCAAGCTCAAAACAACAATGGAACCTATAAATGACTTTCCTCTGAATCAATGTCGGAAACAACATAAACAATTTTGCACACCATGATAGCAGCAACGGAGACAAAAACTTAACTATACAAGGAAGGTGGTGTTTTCCGAGAAAGTGTTTAGAGAGAAGAGACGAAACCCAGAAGGTTATATAAGGTGATACATAGCTACTATATAAAGTGAAGTTGAGATCAATCCGGCGGCGATTCGTTCTTACAAGAAAGAACCCCTTAGGGTTTACTTGGTAGTAAAAGTAAAACAGGGTATcttatttctgttttttttaatcaaaattcCTGAATATTAGGTAAATTGACGAAGAGAAAACCGACTGatgtaaacaaaaaataatgaaaaagaaaagataatgatttttttgttttgcgaACGAAGATTTTCTGAGAGTGACACGTAAGCTCCATAGATTCGCTGCCATAAAAGAGTTGAAcgcacaccacaccacaccactGACACCAGGGACAGTGCatgtaattttaattttagttaAATTATCTCAACTACAATTTTTATGTGATGCATCGTATCTTTTTTGTCAGCACAACTCACGTCTCACCACAGTTTCTAaactcacctcacctcacctcatgACCATGACGGTAGATCAAAATACAACATACTCTCAAACAAAACCAATATATCATGAAAAAATTgatcatttttctctctttaacaAACCCAACCTCAACTACCTCAACTACATTTATATCAGTTAACCGAATCAAATCTAAGTTAGTGAATGAAAAATAGAGGGCAAATGTAATAACTTGAAAGCAATAGCAATACATAccaccagaaaaaaaaaaaaaaatttgataaagGAACTCCCTAGATGATCTTTTCAAATGCTTTTGGTGATTCTATAGCTATTCACTACATTCCATATGATGAATGTAGGCAAGAGAAATATGCCATATTTAACTGTGCGTCGTCTTTTTCTTTGGTACATAAAAAGTTCAACAAAAGAAACATATTCTCCTTTTTGGTTCCTTCTTTTAACCTTCGTATTTCGTTTATATTAGTAAATGTTATTTTTGGTAATTGACAGATAGTTCATGTTACAGCTTAATCACTTACATTCTAAACGTTATAAATTGGTCACTGACTTTATTGAATCGTTTTACGAGTATATTTTGTTGAGTTTCATTCAATCAACGTAATGATCTAGCATCAAATAGTCAAATAAACCGTTTAAATGAATTATACattctataattttaaacgaattgtggaTTACCTATTAAAGAAttagtcccacatcggttgaaAGACTCAACCATGTGTGGTTTATAACTCAAGCCCCACCCCTTAACAATCAATTATACCTTTTCTTAGGCTTAAGTGACTTGGGCTTGACCCACTTATTAAGCCTACGAAGAACAAAGCCGTGTGGATCTAACGTATCTACGGAAATCGATACACCCACATCGAACAATATAATTGGTTGGATAAGAGGTGTGGATTTTTGACATTATgggatagaaaaagaaaaaacatagttAGCTCATATGTGGAGAAATGGAAAGGTAGCAACTTTGAAAATGTGTAGAGCACTATCCAAGTAACAAAGTGATATTCTCACTTGCTTATTTTGGACCCATACTAAAAAGTTCTCATGTGAGCACAACTAGTTGTATTAAATATTAAGCACATCAGTTTAACTCAGCCTGAATCATAATGGACGCTAAACTGGCGTATGAATTCTTTGCCTACCTTCAAACTCTGTTCGTTATCACTTATCAtggattaattatttattaattaagtaattaagaaGGCATATAATCTTTATTATTGGTATAAGGTGGATACTGTCTGGATCAGTTTGCGGTAGCCTCGTGGCAGCTACTCCAGATTTTAAGGAAGGGTTACGTGTCAGACTCTAGAGCATTCTTGAAGTTAATGCAGACACTCTGGTCTCAATACCATCACCCACCATTGAAAGCGTTTTCAGACAAACATAAGCAACAGTTTTCACTTTCACTTCCAAATCTCGTTGTCCAACTTCGATCTGGGTGTCTCCGTTGTGGCGGCTTGATTCGATCGACTGATTCGCTCTCTCTGTTTCTGTAAGTCCTTTCTTTGTTCGTGGACACATATTGATTATTGCCTCAAAAACCTTGCTTCTTTACTGCGTCTCTTAACATCTATATctggttttctttttattgatgTTGCTGCCGCTGCTAGAGCACGAGTACTTCTCTGTATTCGTGATCTTACTTTAGATTCATTTTTGTCGATGAATATTTGTGGGTAATTAtccttttattttctatttacttTGATATTTCCGCGCGAAATTGGGATTAATTGGGGGTCTTGATTGGCTAGGATTTCTTGTGCTGTGCGGTCAGTGGCCTTACAATTCCAAGCGTGAATTTTGTGTTATAGCTGAATATATTAAGGTCGGCAGTTGGTGTATTTAGCTTGGGATTGTCGGTGCCTCAATAGTTGGTAAGAGTGGTTTTGATCTTGTCTGCAAGTCTAAGTTATGGCATTTGTATTAATTTGGTTGCAGTTACATGTGAATGTGGCACAGGCATCTTGCTATAATCAATTTCAGTGCCAAAGATTAGTAATTATACAAGATTTTCTTCAAACAGTGGGTTCACTTTGTAAAaatatgttctttttagcaGCTTTCAGGAATAATATCGTATCAAATCAGTGCATGCTCCATCAGATCCTGGAGTTTAGCTGGCAAACTGATTATATGCACTAGATCTAGTTATTTGGGATTTGGAAATGCTATTTCCAGCTTCAGTAGTAACTTTATTCTTTGAACTTTTTTACAGGTTTTAAGGTTTCAGGACAGCTGGGAGGAGTGGCACGGCACCAACACTTAATTCTGTTTAGATTAGGTTACGCTCCACAAACTTTCTTCCAATGAGTTTCCTTTTTCGAGGGACTAGAGGAGATATTGAGAGCGGGTTTTCTGGATTTATTTCTGAGCGACCAATGGTGGTATGTTTTGGTGAACTTTTATCTCGGCCATATTGAATTTATAGACTATGCAACTGGACACTTTTTTTCATACTGATTTTGGCCCCCTTCCTATCAGCGCATTCATGCACCTCGGCCAGTTAATACCAACTCACTGGCATTTTTTCTCACTGGTAATGTCCCATGTCTATATGTTTGCCAATTCCTTGTCACATTATTTTGTGCCTTTTCAACTAGtacattgattgttttcattctGCAGTTCTTCTGCTGTTCATGATTTTGAGCTCTCATCAGATGTCACCAAACTTTCTGGTATGTGCTCTCTGAACATCTCACATGGACATGCTGCTAGGCATCTTATAAAGTTAGCAATTGAAGAGGTATTCTTGTGGAACTATGTATGCAGCTTTGGTTagtttttggtgtgtttttgatgGCAACCAGCTTGAGGATGTATGCAACTTGCCAACGTCTTCAGGCTCCAGCTCAAGCTCATGGAGTAGCAACGAGTGGCTTATTCGGTCGTCATACAGAATTGCGCTTGCACATGCCACCTTCAATAGCTTTAGCAACAAGGGGAAGGTTACAAGGACTAAGGCTTCAACTTGCCCTTCTTGACCGTGAATTTGATGACCTAGGTATGGTGTTCCATTTGAGTTGTATGTAGAGTGGTATAGAAGTTCTGATCTTCTCTTGAAGATGCAGTTACAGGTGGTAAAGGCAAAAACAACTGGTTCTACGGTTCTGGCTTGTGTATTTTTGTGACaaatactttgtttttttttttcaaattctcttTCCAGATTATGATGCCCTAAGAGCACTTGACTCCGATAATCCCTCCACAGCTACTTCAATGAGTGAGGAAGAGATAAATGCCTTACCTGTTCACAAGTACAAGGTTGCTGCCACAGAGAGGTAATTTGTAGTGCTATGATTTATAATCTATGTGGTTTTGCATATTAATCTTCTGGACCTTGACATcgattttatataattttgtttCTGTCAACAGTTCTGCCTCATCACTGCTGCATGCATCATCTTCTTTAGCACCAGCTGAGGTATTTTAAATATCAGTACGTTTTATTGCATGATAGATGAGAAAATGTATTGTAGATGGACTCTGCTGATGAGGCGATGTCacgattatcatcatcatctattTGTCTTCTGTAAATGGCTTATATAAATCTTGACTCCGTTTATGTTACAGGCAAAGAAAGATTCTCCAATGTCAGAAGGTAGCATGAAAAGTTTAGAAAATGAATTGACATGCACTATCTGCCTCGAGCAAGTTAATCAGGGCGAGCTTGTTTGTAGCTTGCCGTGTTTACATCAGGTTTGTCTTTTACCCTCTGTTAAAAGTCCGTTTCATGGACGTTTGATTTTCCAATAAGCATGTTAATTTATTGTATCGTTTGGTTTGATTTCCTCTTCCAGTTTCATACCAACTGCATCTATCCATGGCTGCGGCAACAAGGCACATGCCCTGTGTGTAAATTTCAGATGGGGTCTGGATGGGAGGAAAGTAGAGAGAGTGAATCAGATGGATCGGACGTGGTCTAGTGACTTCCTAGTGTGTGTAAGAATTACGGTATAGATTATCATATAGATTATCATATCGACATTTGAATTGAAATGTTACATTTACTTTAATTTCATctgtaaaaattaaaaacttctGGAATTGGTGTTCATTCGAACGCAAAATCAATGAGAGAAAAGTTTTCAGTCTCACTTGACATTTTAACCCTTATTTATTCTGAATTAGAATCTTCGTCTTCCAGTGTCATCCAACTTTGTGttgttttgaaaatattatCTGGTGACTGGTGCAGATATTTAGTGAATAATATAGGACGTCATTGCTTTCATATTAAGTTCATAGAATAAGTTGTGGCAACAAACCACGGACCGAGCAATAGCTCAGTTGGTTTATGGCGGATGATGCTAAGCTCGGGAGTTGGTCTTAGTGCTTTGCCTGAGTTTTGGGCACAACTAGTCTACGTTTCTGAGCCGGCATGTGCAAATTATGCGATACAAGATTACAAGGAGAAGCTGGCCCAAGTCCAGTTGTTGAcagcttttgagttttgactggATCAATTGGTGTGTAGTACAAATACTACGATCATCGAAAGTCAAAACTGTACTACAATTCTACAAACTGGAGATTGGAGACTTCACCGGCTTGTATTTAATTGCTTGTTATTCTATGGATAACGAAAATAACTAATCAACACTGGTGGAACAAGCTTGATCTGCCATATCCATGGCCTCTGTTACATCCTCCAGAGCTCTTAAGTCAACGTCTCTGCTTCTTTCCCTTCTGTTCCTGCAACTCTCCTTGATCAATGGCCATGGAGGCGATGACCACGATGAAGGTAGTGATGAGCATGTTGATTTGCATTCAGATGGCCTAATTCTTGTGAAAGTATGGTGTTTGATCATCATGCTTGTCACTACCTTTGCTGGTGGCGTCTCTCCGTACTTTTGTCGATGGAACGagagttttcttctcttgggaaCACAGTTTGCTGGTGGTGTTTTTCTGGGCACATCGCTTATGCATTTCTTGAGCGATTCAAATGGGACTTTTGGCGATCTCACGACCAAAACGTATCCGTTCGCTTTCATGTTAGCCTCGGCAGGTTATCTTCTCACGATGCTTGGTGACTGCATCATTGCCCATCTCACAAGAAGTAGTGAAAGGGAAATTAGGGTTGAAGTTGAGGAAGGAAGAGAAGCCGAGGAGGAGCAAGCGAAAGCGGAGAAAACTGATGTCAACCCTGTTTTCTTGAAGACCACTTCTTTTGGAGACACCATACTTCTCATTCTGGCTTTGTGTTTTCATTCTGTTTTTGAGGGGATTGCTGTTGGAGTTTCAGGTAGAAAGTCTTTTTCATGTTAGCTGTGATTTTGTGTGTCAACAAATTGTTTATCTTGCATAGTTCTTGAGTTGCTAGTCAGAATTATGGTATTGTCTCCCTCacaaatgtgtttttatgtGATTCAGCTTCGAAAGCCGAGGCATGGAGGAATCTGTGGACAATATCATTGCACAAAATCTTTGCAGCCATAGCGATGGGAATTGCACTTCTGAGGATGATACCAAAGAGGCCATTTCTAGTAACTGTGATATACTCTTTTGCCTTTGCCATCTCAAGCCCTATTGGAGTTGGGATTGGCATTGCCATTGATGCCACAACTCAAGGACGAGTAGCCGACTGGCTCTACGCCATCTCCATGGGAATCGCTTGTGGGGTTTTCATCTATGTTGCCATTAACCATCTTATCGCCAAAGGGTTTAAACCAGAGAGGAATTGTTATTTCGACACTCCATTCTTCAAATTCCTCGCTGTACTTGCTGGTGTTGGAGTCATAGCAGTTGTAATGATTTGGGATTGAAGGGGCAGCTCTCTTTCTTTAAATTCAGTCTCTATTCCATTGTATCTTCTTGCTATATGTACGATTAGTTTGTAATGAATCATACACACTCTCCTCTGATTTCCTCTTTAATATTATGCATTAATTACAATCGCATCCAGAGAAaatctaacaagatccattactAGATGATTTACAAAATCTGGAGTTAGTAAAGACAAAACAAAGCTCCAAACATAATGGAATCATGGAAAATCTGATTTCCAGATATTCATTCCATTGCAAGCCTGGAAATCTGATTTCGTTGGCGACCAGTAGATCTTGTATAATATAGTACGAGAAATAGAATGCACAGATTAAATCCATTTTTTTTGTACTACAAAATGAAAAGTCGATTATATATGTCTCTATTTCACACGTATTTGAACATCTAATCACCTAATTATCAACCAAACACTCCTCTCTAAACTGACATTTTGCCATGGCTTCTCTATCACTGGTGGCATTTTTCCTTGCTGTGAGTAGTCTCTGTGCCTTTCATGAAGTGGCCCATGCAGAGTATACAGGGGTTACAAGGCACTACAAGTTCAATGTAAGCATTGTGTGTCTGTCTATTCGTAATAAGATTCGTGTATTTGTATGAATTGAAATTCAGTTTGAGGTTTGAATCCAAATTCTGGTTTGCAGATAGTGTTGAAGAATGTTACTCGGCTGTGTCATACAAAATCAATGGTCACAGTCAACGGAGAGTTCCCAGGGCCGCGTATTGTTGCTCGAGATGGTGATCGTGTTGTAGTCAAGGTGGTCAATAACGTTCCCAATCAAAACGTCACCGTTCATTGGTACGCACGTACTAGGGTTGTTCAAAATAATTGGTAAAAGTAAATTATATATGTCTGTTTGATATTtttaatgattaaaaaaaaaaaaacaggcatGGAATTAGACAGCTTCGGAATCCATGGGCAGATGGGCCGGCATATGTGACTCAGTGTCCAATCCAAACGGGCCAAAGCTATGCGTACAACTATACTATCACGGACCAACGAGGGACTCTATTCTGGCACGCCCACATTTCGTGGCTTAGAGCCACTGTCTATGGGCCCATTATTATCCTCCCTAAGCCCAATGTTCCATACCCATTTCCCAAGCCCTATAAGGAAATCCCAATGCTattaggtaattttttttttaagactcACACCCcgcattcatttttattttctttcctatGCAAAGATGACTAAA belongs to Tripterygium wilfordii isolate XIE 37 chromosome 2, ASM1340144v1, whole genome shotgun sequence and includes:
- the LOC120015407 gene encoding E3 ubiquitin-protein ligase SDIR1-like; this translates as MSFLFRGTRGDIESGFSGFISERPMVRIHAPRPVNTNSLAFFLTVLLLFMILSSHQMSPNFLLWLVFGVFLMATSLRMYATCQRLQAPAQAHGVATSGLFGRHTELRLHMPPSIALATRGRLQGLRLQLALLDREFDDLDYDALRALDSDNPSTATSMSEEEINALPVHKYKVAATESSASSLLHASSSLAPAEAKKDSPMSEGSMKSLENELTCTICLEQVNQGELVCSLPCLHQFHTNCIYPWLRQQGTCPVCKFQMGSGWEESRESESDGSDVV